One Rosa chinensis cultivar Old Blush chromosome 3, RchiOBHm-V2, whole genome shotgun sequence DNA window includes the following coding sequences:
- the LOC112192285 gene encoding putative receptor-like protein kinase At4g00960 isoform X3: MFQNDRDRIFVWQSFDFPTDTLIPGMKVGMNWKTGLEWVLTSWKSQDDPGTGDYTFRLHNWSHTVTPQYFIYKGLTKYWRGDTEPWPNSVRNAEEMSFFLTYNTNKLTIMKLKFSGLHQHLEWNDGDDQWKELLSTPKYRCDWYGHCGANSKCSLDSGNLFECECLPGYEPKSINGWNGRNGSDGCVSKRVKVSKCRNGEGFVKVERVKDPDASRAALLKRGMSTKECEQECLRNCSCTAYMTKKIAGVVDCLTWYDDLMDILVYTEARRDLYVRVDKIELAENAANSQGFFRRGMLVVPILFALLALVLINVLACWLLKKKGKTKVFVEVDELEESKRYPELQFFDLNTLVAATDNFSDVNKLGEGGFGGVYKGELPNGQKVAVKRLSSSSGQGIGEFKNEVELIAGLQHRNLVKLLGCCIKGGERMLVLEYMPNKSLDSFLFDDTRRSFLDWGRRFEILNGVARGLLYLHQDSRLRIIHRDLKTSNILLDDEMTPKISDFGMARIFHGDQLQDNTKKVVGTYGYMSPEYAVFGRFSTKSDVFSFGIVLLEIVSGKRNNGSYEENYSMNLIGHVWHVWKEGIALDIVDSSLQSYKHDEVLRCIQIGLLCVQEDSKDRPAMSSVVFMLSGEASLPSPKQPAFVFRRNSSSAADSKELLSINDLTITIVGAR; this comes from the exons ATGTTCCAGAATGACAGAGACAGAATCTTTGTATGGCAAAGTTTCGATTTTCCTACAGATACTTTAATCCCTGGTATGAAAGTTGGGATGAATTGGAAAACTGGGTTAGAATGGGTTTTAACATCTTGGAAGTCACAAGATGACCCTGGAACTGGGGACTATACCTTTAGGCTTCATAATTGGAGCCACACTGTCACACCACAGTATTTTATTTATAAAGGTTTGACCAAGTATTGGCGAGGTGATACAGAGCCTTGGCCTAATTCGGTCCGAAATGCAGAGGAAATGTCTTTTTTCCTTACTTATAACACCAACAAACTTACAATAATGAAGTTGAAGTTTTCTGGGCTACATCAGCACTTAGAATGGAATGATGGTGACGATCAATGGAAGGAGTTGTTGTCTACACCGAAATACCGGTGTGACTGGTATGGACATTGTGGTGCCAACAGCAAATGTAGCCTTGACAGTGGTAATCTGTTCGAGTGTGAGTGTCTACCGGGGTATGAACCAAAATCCATAAATGGTTGGAATGGGAGAAATGGGTCAGATGGATGTGTGAGTAAACGAGTCAAAGTGTCAAAGTGTAGAAATGGAGAAGGGTTTGTGAAGGTGGAAAGGGTGAAAGATCCAGACGCATCGAGAGCAGCATTGTTGAAAAGAGGTATGAGTACCAAAGAGTGCGAGCAGGAGTGCCTAAGAAATTGTTCTTGCACGGCATATATGACCAAAAAGATTGCAGGGGTTGTTGATTGCTTGACATGGTATGATGACTTGATGGACATTTTGGTTTACACAGAGGCCAGACGAGATCTGTATGTTCGTGTGGATAAAATTGAGTTAG CTGAGAATGCCGCAAACTCACAAGGATTCTTCAGGAGGGGCATGCTTGTTGTTCCAATACTGTTTGCTCTGCTGGCCCTGGTACTAATAAATGTGCTTGCCTGTTGGTTGCTTAAGAAAAAAGGGAAGACAAAAG TCTTTGTGGAGGTGGATGAACTTGAGGAAAGCAAGAGATACCCGGAATTGCAATTTTTCGATCTGAACACACTAGTAGCAGCCACAGATAATTTCTCTGATGTTAATAAACTTGGCGAAGGTGGTTTTGGTGGTGTTTATAAG GGTGAGTTACCAAATGGACAGAAGGTTGCTGTAAAAAGGCTGTCTAGCAGCTCAGGACAAGGGATTGGTGAATTCAAAAATGAAGTTGAACTGATAGCAGGACTTCAACACAGGAATCTTGTGAAGCTTTTAGGTTGTTGTATAAAGGGAGGAGAAAGGATGCTAGTCCTAGAATATATGCCGAACAAAAGCTTGGACTCATTTCTTTTTg ATGACACAAGAAggtccttcttagattggggaAGGCGTTTTGAGATTCTCAATGGGGTTGCTCGTGGGCTTTTGTATCTTCACCAAGACTCGAGATTAAGGATTATTCATAGGGATCTAAAAACCAGCAATATTCTTCTAGATGATGAGATGACCCCAAAAATCTCAGATTTCGGCATGGCAAGAATTTTCCATGGGGACCAACTTCAGGATAACACAAAGAAAGTTGTTGGAACATA TGGCTACATGTCACCAGAGTATGCAGTGTTTGGGAGATTCTCTACGAAATCGGATGTGTTCAGTTTTGGGATTGTACTATTGGAGATTGTTAGTGGCAAGCGAAACAATGGTTCTTATGAGGAGAATTACTCCATGAACCTGATAGGACAT GTTTGGCATGTGTGGAAAGAAGGAATAGCCTTAGATATTGTGGATTCATCGCTACAATCATATAAGCATGATGAAGTCTTGAGATGCATTCAAATTGGACTGTTGTGCGTGCAAGAAGATTCCAAGGACCGACCAGCCATGTCATCCGTTGTGTTCATGTTGAGTGGTGAGGCATCTCTTCCATCTCCTAAGCAGCCTGCATTTGTCTTCAGAAGAAATTCCAGCAGTGCTGCTGATTCAAAAGAATTGCTTTCTATTAACGACTTAACAATAACGATTGTGGGAGCTCGATAA
- the LOC112192285 gene encoding G-type lectin S-receptor-like serine/threonine-protein kinase At1g11410 isoform X1 — MKKALLVIFLYSHIALKMLLKSLLLFLLFQVCTSRDTLRSNEELKDDDGGLLVSKESSFELGFFSPGNSSNRYVGIWYSQSKVSEKTVVWIANRDNPIHDTSGVFTINRYGNLVLYAYNMETSPIWSADVSLSVKNTSTLSAYVQLLDTGNLVMFQNDRDRIFVWQSFDFPTDTLIPGMKVGMNWKTGLEWVLTSWKSQDDPGTGDYTFRLHNWSHTVTPQYFIYKGLTKYWRGDTEPWPNSVRNAEEMSFFLTYNTNKLTIMKLKFSGLHQHLEWNDGDDQWKELLSTPKYRCDWYGHCGANSKCSLDSGNLFECECLPGYEPKSINGWNGRNGSDGCVSKRVKVSKCRNGEGFVKVERVKDPDASRAALLKRGMSTKECEQECLRNCSCTAYMTKKIAGVVDCLTWYDDLMDILVYTEARRDLYVRVDKIELAENAANSQGFFRRGMLVVPILFALLALVLINVLACWLLKKKGKTKVFVEVDELEESKRYPELQFFDLNTLVAATDNFSDVNKLGEGGFGGVYKGELPNGQKVAVKRLSSSSGQGIGEFKNEVELIAGLQHRNLVKLLGCCIKGGERMLVLEYMPNKSLDSFLFDDTRRSFLDWGRRFEILNGVARGLLYLHQDSRLRIIHRDLKTSNILLDDEMTPKISDFGMARIFHGDQLQDNTKKVVGTYGYMSPEYAVFGRFSTKSDVFSFGIVLLEIVSGKRNNGSYEENYSMNLIGHVWHVWKEGIALDIVDSSLQSYKHDEVLRCIQIGLLCVQEDSKDRPAMSSVVFMLSGEASLPSPKQPAFVFRRNSSSAADSKELLSINDLTITIVGAR; from the exons ATGAAAAAGGCCCTCTTGGTCATTTTTTTATATTCACACATAGCCCTGAAAATGCTGTTGAAATCTctgcttctcttcctcctcttccaagTTTGCACTTCCAGGGACACCTTGAGATCGAACGAAGaactgaaggatgatgatggtggacttCTGGTGTCCAAAGAAAGCAGCTTTGAGTTGGGTTTCTTCAGCCCTGGAAATTCTAGCAACCGCTATGTTGGGATTTGGTATTCTCAATCTAAAGTATCTGAAAAAACAGTGGTGTGGATCGCAAACAGAGACAACCCCATCCATGATACCTCTGGAGTTTTCACCATAAACAGGTATGGAAACTTAGTTCTTTATGCTTATAACATGGAGACCAGTCCTATATGGTCTGCAGATGTGTCTCTTTCAGTCAAAAACACCAGCACCTTATCTGCATATGTACAGCTTTTGGATACAGGAAACTTAGTTATGTTCCAGAATGACAGAGACAGAATCTTTGTATGGCAAAGTTTCGATTTTCCTACAGATACTTTAATCCCTGGTATGAAAGTTGGGATGAATTGGAAAACTGGGTTAGAATGGGTTTTAACATCTTGGAAGTCACAAGATGACCCTGGAACTGGGGACTATACCTTTAGGCTTCATAATTGGAGCCACACTGTCACACCACAGTATTTTATTTATAAAGGTTTGACCAAGTATTGGCGAGGTGATACAGAGCCTTGGCCTAATTCGGTCCGAAATGCAGAGGAAATGTCTTTTTTCCTTACTTATAACACCAACAAACTTACAATAATGAAGTTGAAGTTTTCTGGGCTACATCAGCACTTAGAATGGAATGATGGTGACGATCAATGGAAGGAGTTGTTGTCTACACCGAAATACCGGTGTGACTGGTATGGACATTGTGGTGCCAACAGCAAATGTAGCCTTGACAGTGGTAATCTGTTCGAGTGTGAGTGTCTACCGGGGTATGAACCAAAATCCATAAATGGTTGGAATGGGAGAAATGGGTCAGATGGATGTGTGAGTAAACGAGTCAAAGTGTCAAAGTGTAGAAATGGAGAAGGGTTTGTGAAGGTGGAAAGGGTGAAAGATCCAGACGCATCGAGAGCAGCATTGTTGAAAAGAGGTATGAGTACCAAAGAGTGCGAGCAGGAGTGCCTAAGAAATTGTTCTTGCACGGCATATATGACCAAAAAGATTGCAGGGGTTGTTGATTGCTTGACATGGTATGATGACTTGATGGACATTTTGGTTTACACAGAGGCCAGACGAGATCTGTATGTTCGTGTGGATAAAATTGAGTTAG CTGAGAATGCCGCAAACTCACAAGGATTCTTCAGGAGGGGCATGCTTGTTGTTCCAATACTGTTTGCTCTGCTGGCCCTGGTACTAATAAATGTGCTTGCCTGTTGGTTGCTTAAGAAAAAAGGGAAGACAAAAG TCTTTGTGGAGGTGGATGAACTTGAGGAAAGCAAGAGATACCCGGAATTGCAATTTTTCGATCTGAACACACTAGTAGCAGCCACAGATAATTTCTCTGATGTTAATAAACTTGGCGAAGGTGGTTTTGGTGGTGTTTATAAG GGTGAGTTACCAAATGGACAGAAGGTTGCTGTAAAAAGGCTGTCTAGCAGCTCAGGACAAGGGATTGGTGAATTCAAAAATGAAGTTGAACTGATAGCAGGACTTCAACACAGGAATCTTGTGAAGCTTTTAGGTTGTTGTATAAAGGGAGGAGAAAGGATGCTAGTCCTAGAATATATGCCGAACAAAAGCTTGGACTCATTTCTTTTTg ATGACACAAGAAggtccttcttagattggggaAGGCGTTTTGAGATTCTCAATGGGGTTGCTCGTGGGCTTTTGTATCTTCACCAAGACTCGAGATTAAGGATTATTCATAGGGATCTAAAAACCAGCAATATTCTTCTAGATGATGAGATGACCCCAAAAATCTCAGATTTCGGCATGGCAAGAATTTTCCATGGGGACCAACTTCAGGATAACACAAAGAAAGTTGTTGGAACATA TGGCTACATGTCACCAGAGTATGCAGTGTTTGGGAGATTCTCTACGAAATCGGATGTGTTCAGTTTTGGGATTGTACTATTGGAGATTGTTAGTGGCAAGCGAAACAATGGTTCTTATGAGGAGAATTACTCCATGAACCTGATAGGACAT GTTTGGCATGTGTGGAAAGAAGGAATAGCCTTAGATATTGTGGATTCATCGCTACAATCATATAAGCATGATGAAGTCTTGAGATGCATTCAAATTGGACTGTTGTGCGTGCAAGAAGATTCCAAGGACCGACCAGCCATGTCATCCGTTGTGTTCATGTTGAGTGGTGAGGCATCTCTTCCATCTCCTAAGCAGCCTGCATTTGTCTTCAGAAGAAATTCCAGCAGTGCTGCTGATTCAAAAGAATTGCTTTCTATTAACGACTTAACAATAACGATTGTGGGAGCTCGATAA
- the LOC112192285 gene encoding G-type lectin S-receptor-like serine/threonine-protein kinase At1g11410 isoform X2, with amino-acid sequence MKKALLVIFLYSHIALKMLLKSLLLFLLFQVCTSRDTLRSNEELKDDDGGLLVSKESSFELGFFSPGNSSNRYVGIWYSQSKVSEKTVVWIANRDNPIHDTSGVFTINRYGNLVLYAYNMETSPIWSADVSLSVKNTSTLSAYVQLLDTGNLVMFQNDRDRIFVWQSFDFPTDTLIPGMKVGMNWKTGLEWVLTSWKSQDDPGTGDYTFRLHNWSHTVTPQYFIYKGLTKYWRGDTEPWPNSVRNAEEMSFFLTYNTNKLTIMKLKFSGLHQHLEWNDGDDQWKELLSTPKYRCDWYGHCGANSKCSLDSGNLFECECLPGYEPKSINGWNGRNGSDGCVSKRVKVSKCRNGEGFVKVERVKDPDASRAALLKRGMSTKECEQECLRNCSCTAYMTKKIAGVVDCLTWYDDLMDILVYTEARRDLYVRVDKIELAENAANSQGFFRRGMLVVPILFALLALVLINVLACWLLKKKGKTKVFVEVDELEESKRYPELQFFDLNTLVAATDNFSDVNKLGEGGFGGVYKGELPNGQKVAVKRLSSSSGQGIGEFKNEVELIAGLQHRNLVKLLGCCIKGGERMLVLEYMPNKSLDSFLFDDTRRSFLDWGRRFEILNGVARGLLYLHQDSRLRIIHRDLKTSNILLDDEMTPKISDFGMARIFHGDQLQDNTKKVVGTYGYMSPEYAVFGRFSTKSDVFSFGIVLLEIVSGKRNNGSYEENYSMNLIGHMIV; translated from the exons ATGAAAAAGGCCCTCTTGGTCATTTTTTTATATTCACACATAGCCCTGAAAATGCTGTTGAAATCTctgcttctcttcctcctcttccaagTTTGCACTTCCAGGGACACCTTGAGATCGAACGAAGaactgaaggatgatgatggtggacttCTGGTGTCCAAAGAAAGCAGCTTTGAGTTGGGTTTCTTCAGCCCTGGAAATTCTAGCAACCGCTATGTTGGGATTTGGTATTCTCAATCTAAAGTATCTGAAAAAACAGTGGTGTGGATCGCAAACAGAGACAACCCCATCCATGATACCTCTGGAGTTTTCACCATAAACAGGTATGGAAACTTAGTTCTTTATGCTTATAACATGGAGACCAGTCCTATATGGTCTGCAGATGTGTCTCTTTCAGTCAAAAACACCAGCACCTTATCTGCATATGTACAGCTTTTGGATACAGGAAACTTAGTTATGTTCCAGAATGACAGAGACAGAATCTTTGTATGGCAAAGTTTCGATTTTCCTACAGATACTTTAATCCCTGGTATGAAAGTTGGGATGAATTGGAAAACTGGGTTAGAATGGGTTTTAACATCTTGGAAGTCACAAGATGACCCTGGAACTGGGGACTATACCTTTAGGCTTCATAATTGGAGCCACACTGTCACACCACAGTATTTTATTTATAAAGGTTTGACCAAGTATTGGCGAGGTGATACAGAGCCTTGGCCTAATTCGGTCCGAAATGCAGAGGAAATGTCTTTTTTCCTTACTTATAACACCAACAAACTTACAATAATGAAGTTGAAGTTTTCTGGGCTACATCAGCACTTAGAATGGAATGATGGTGACGATCAATGGAAGGAGTTGTTGTCTACACCGAAATACCGGTGTGACTGGTATGGACATTGTGGTGCCAACAGCAAATGTAGCCTTGACAGTGGTAATCTGTTCGAGTGTGAGTGTCTACCGGGGTATGAACCAAAATCCATAAATGGTTGGAATGGGAGAAATGGGTCAGATGGATGTGTGAGTAAACGAGTCAAAGTGTCAAAGTGTAGAAATGGAGAAGGGTTTGTGAAGGTGGAAAGGGTGAAAGATCCAGACGCATCGAGAGCAGCATTGTTGAAAAGAGGTATGAGTACCAAAGAGTGCGAGCAGGAGTGCCTAAGAAATTGTTCTTGCACGGCATATATGACCAAAAAGATTGCAGGGGTTGTTGATTGCTTGACATGGTATGATGACTTGATGGACATTTTGGTTTACACAGAGGCCAGACGAGATCTGTATGTTCGTGTGGATAAAATTGAGTTAG CTGAGAATGCCGCAAACTCACAAGGATTCTTCAGGAGGGGCATGCTTGTTGTTCCAATACTGTTTGCTCTGCTGGCCCTGGTACTAATAAATGTGCTTGCCTGTTGGTTGCTTAAGAAAAAAGGGAAGACAAAAG TCTTTGTGGAGGTGGATGAACTTGAGGAAAGCAAGAGATACCCGGAATTGCAATTTTTCGATCTGAACACACTAGTAGCAGCCACAGATAATTTCTCTGATGTTAATAAACTTGGCGAAGGTGGTTTTGGTGGTGTTTATAAG GGTGAGTTACCAAATGGACAGAAGGTTGCTGTAAAAAGGCTGTCTAGCAGCTCAGGACAAGGGATTGGTGAATTCAAAAATGAAGTTGAACTGATAGCAGGACTTCAACACAGGAATCTTGTGAAGCTTTTAGGTTGTTGTATAAAGGGAGGAGAAAGGATGCTAGTCCTAGAATATATGCCGAACAAAAGCTTGGACTCATTTCTTTTTg ATGACACAAGAAggtccttcttagattggggaAGGCGTTTTGAGATTCTCAATGGGGTTGCTCGTGGGCTTTTGTATCTTCACCAAGACTCGAGATTAAGGATTATTCATAGGGATCTAAAAACCAGCAATATTCTTCTAGATGATGAGATGACCCCAAAAATCTCAGATTTCGGCATGGCAAGAATTTTCCATGGGGACCAACTTCAGGATAACACAAAGAAAGTTGTTGGAACATA TGGCTACATGTCACCAGAGTATGCAGTGTTTGGGAGATTCTCTACGAAATCGGATGTGTTCAGTTTTGGGATTGTACTATTGGAGATTGTTAGTGGCAAGCGAAACAATGGTTCTTATGAGGAGAATTACTCCATGAACCTGATAGGACAT ATGATAGTTTGA